In Setaria italica strain Yugu1 chromosome IX, Setaria_italica_v2.0, whole genome shotgun sequence, the genomic stretch TACATTATTTGAAAAGGTGGCTCTAATAAGCTGTTGTAAGTTCCCAAGGTTCACGGGAAGAAGTCCCTCCAAGCTGTTGTTATCTAATGAAAGCTGCTGCAACTGCTTTAAGTTCCCAAGCGAGGATGGCCATGCCCCAGACAATTGGTTGTTCTCTAATGTCAAATTGGAGCATTTTTAGCCTTCCTATGCTGTCAGGTATGTGACCAGTAAATTGGTTGCCAGAGAGCCCCAACTTAAATAGTTTGGGAAGGTTACCGATTCCATCTGGTATCCTACCAGATATTTCATTGAATCTGATATCTAGGATTCCAAGCTGTGCTGATAGGTTGGATATAGAGCTTGGAAACACACCACTGAATCTGTTGTTTTGCAGTGTGAACACCACGGAGGACTGTACAATTTGCCAAGAGTGTGATGAACTCCCAATCTTGGACACTGCTTGCCTTTATCTGGTTTTTATGGAGCAACAGGTAGTCCAGGCAGAGAGTCCCAATCTCTGGAGGCACAATTCCAGTGAAGTTGTTACCAGACAAGTCTACGGATTGCATCGTGGTTGCATTTGCAATTGAAGCTGGAATGCTTCCCTTGAAAATGGTTATCAGCAAGAATAAGGTACTGGATTTTTCTGTAGGCTATTGCCCAAATCAGAGGGTAGTGTGCCCTCAAGTTCATTCTGTAGGCCAATGTCGACCATTGTGGAGTTGCAGACTGTTTGTGGGACAGTGCCTGAGAGGTAGTTTACTTGAAGACCTAGTGCCTTAAGGCTACCAAGTGTGCCAAAGCCTTCAGGGATTGGTCCACATAGGTGGTTGCCATTGAGGTAAACTTTCCGCAGTGATGAGAGGTTGCCAAGTGATGGCGGGATGACCCCAGTGAAGTTGTTCTTCCCTAACGACATGGTCTTGAGCATCGGCAGACCCCCAAGCCAATCGGGGATTCCTCCACTGAAGTTGTTCACATCAAGTTTGATGCTCACAAGCTGACTGCAGTTCTTTAGGCCAAATGTGACTGCACCTTGCAGTGAATTGTTTGATAGATCAAGATATGATAACCACGGTAGCTGGCCAATTGTCAGAGGGATTTCACCTTGGAGTGTATTGTTTGACAAGTCAAGGTACGACACATGTGCGAACTGGCCAATCTCCTGAGGTATTTCACCATGCAGTTTATTGTAGCTAAGGTCTAGACTTCTTAGGTGCGTGAGATTTCCGATGGAAGGGCTATGCTTCCCACAAGTCCTGTGGAGGACAGATTCAGGGCCGATACCCTGTGCTTATGCCTGTGACTGCAAATGATGCCGATCCACTGGCAGAAATCAGTGCTTATTTCCCATGAGGCTAGTGAATCTGACTGCAGGCTTAGACCTGCCTTCAGTGCTAGCAACGCATCCTGGTCAGTCTCATTTCTGCTCAGCAATGCTTGAGTGCATGAAGTTGGTGCCAACAGGAGCAGATGGGGCAAGATAAGCAATTTTAGAACTGGAAACATTTTGCCCTCTGGCACTGAAGAACATTGAACAAAACTAAATTTAGTGACTGGGTATGTTCCACTCGAAATAATAAGAATGCTAGTAAAAATATATCATTGACATTTAATCATCAATACAAAGTTTTAATATCAGAAATAATAGTTTGTGTATGTTATGAAGAAGGATATGTTTTTCAGTAATACTAATTAGTTAGAAACAATTTCACTGTTTCCTGCAGTTCTCATAATTTCTATCAATGCTTCCGATCCTTTTTGGATTAACCATTGTAGGGTGTACAAGTAGATAGTACTTGTTCATATCCATGGGCTATGATTTTCAGAGTGGCTAGACCAGCAAGAAGTATTCTCATTGTGTACACATGCATCATGCGGCGTAAAGTTGATCGAAGATGGAAGAGCACATCCCAAATAATAGCAATATTGCTCCAGCGTACTCGTAGAATACTAAATTTCATCTATTATCAATAGAGCTTGTACTTAAGACAAGTACGTTGGCTGAAAGTGTTTGGGGGCATATGAACAAAGATTCTTTTTGTTGATAATTAAACAAAGATTATTCAAGCCAGAAGCATAGCCAACTGTACACAACATGATCATTATGAATGCATGCCTATTTGTCTTCCATTTACAGATTTTCACAAATTGGAGCACACAGAGACATAGCCCAATGTCTGCAAAGTGTGCAAAGATGAATGCAGAACCACTGAACCAGCAAAAGGATGTGCAGCGCGTACCTGACAGTTCTCTGGCCCAACACAAACAACGCTCCGGGCCACTGGGCAAGGTACTAAATAGCGTTTAGCGGTATGGTAGCGGATTAGTGCTGGTGTAGCAGATCGCGGATAGCGAGTGCTATAGCGGACGTTAAGTCCAAATAGCGGAATTCAGAAAATAGTCACAATTTTAGAGGATATATGAATATTAACATCAAGCTCacttaaaaaaagttaaagttTCAAGTTAGCAATTGCATCTCATGGTACGAATCATAAATAAATAGTATAATTAAGATGTATGGATGTATATTAATATTAAATCCTCGTATcaatgaataaaaaaaattcacttgTCATCCCATAATTTTTCGTCATTACCTGAATAatcattttaaatattattattaCTATTTGATTCATATTCCTATGTCACTTTAACCATAAATGTAGCGAATAGCTGTCTAACATAAGCAATAGCGACCATGATACCGGACACTAGTGGACATTAACGGCTTCGAAGTCCAAATAGACTATCTTGGGTCCACTACGCTGTAGCGGGCGCTCCAAATACTGTTTAGAGTGGATGGAATATAATTCAACAAGCCTCTGTCCACACTACCTATCGCTTCCATGGAAATCCACATGGATCGCTTGTTTTCCTCTATCTCGCGATCTCGAGGACCACGACCATCCAAACAAGTCGCCGTATGTTCAGCAGTTTCTGCGCCATGTCTCCGGGTCTGAATCGGAATTCGAACTTGGTAgtatagcttttttttttccattaagAGGAGCACATAATTCAAACCCAACCTAAGAAAACAGGAAATCCCAACGGTGATGTGATACAAAGCTAAGCTAGGCCTTGGTTCCAACTTCAAACTAGCACTCACCGCTGGTAACTCCCCAAGTTCAACATGCACACGGCACTTGAAGCTCTGAACAGCAACACTGTCAGTATCAGAGATCACAAGGAACATTTCGCAGTATTTATGCAATTCTACAGCTGCAATGGATCTTCACAAAACACAGAATTATGCACTATTCACAGTAAGTGCTCAGAATTTCACAAGTCTTCTGGTCAGCCCTTCCATTCCCTTCGCTTCATGAGTCTTATATTTGAACTGTGATGTAAAAGACTCTGTAATTTCGTTACTAAGAGGTATTGAAATTCGGCCATAGCCCTTAGTGGAAGAAAGTGCTCAGAACTTCAGACACTGCAGGCAGAGGAGCACACCTGAACTTACAGTTTATGCAGAGAAATACATGCCAAGAATTAATTCAGAGATAAAACCATCTTATGGCACATAAGAGATAAAAATGTCACTCATGGCATAATGATTCCGGCTTGTAGCACGCAGAAATGCACTTAGTAAAGTATGCTAGTTTTAGCTCCTATCACCAGTTCCTTAGCAGGAACAGAGGTAAATTTTGTGCATCCCTGATTTCCTTACAATCCTGCTCACAATCTACTATGGAGCAGCTCATAGTTATCTCACAAGGTGTAATCTATTCCACCGCATTTCATGGCAGAGACAGCAACTGCAATCAAAACTCTGTCCTCTGCAGACACGACGAACAATTGAGCTGGGGCAGTACTCTTGAATAACCAATACACATCTTAGAAGGCACAATCACATCAGTTCTAGCTGCATCAGTTCAGAAAACCAGAGAACGATGCCCAAGAGTGAGATTTGTCAAATCCCAATATCTACTGGTTTCATTTGTCAAGGAGCTCTGCAATCAGAACTCTGCTGTCTAGGCACAAACAATTTGAACAGGaacatatatttaatgaaaagcCAACCGCACACAAATCCAATTATCCAAACCACCAAACATGATCTGGTACAGACACACGCTGAATCTCAGAGCAATCCGAAAAAATGGCCGAAGAGAAAGCCAAGCAACTATACTGCATTTCACATCGCTGATTCTACCAGTATATCCTGACCACCAATCAGTTTCATGTGCCAGTGTTACAACCAAAGCAACTCTGGTGATACTAATTTATCTACACGCGACTGACAACAAGTCCACAAAACTGTGTTTGATCGAACGCACAAACTGAACTCCGAAATCGGTAGACATGTACAGAATCCGAAGCAAAATCAAGCCCATCGTGAAAAATGCTCAGCCGAACACCATCAGCAGCACAACATCAGAAGGCACTCACGGAGcacggagaggagaggagactCTAGACATCTTCGGACTCGGTCGACGTCGGCACGCGGATCCCGCCACGGCGGCCTAGAGaagcccgaggaggaggagcagcagcagaacgGCGGGCGCCACGGCGAGGACAAGGAGCAGCTCGGACCCGGCGATCCGCGCGTGCCCGGCGgcctcgcgccgcgccgccgcgacctCACCGCGGTGGAGGAGCCCCTCGGGCCGGAGTGCGCACCCCTGCAATTGACACGAGAGGGAGCACACGCGCGCGCGTCATGAGAAGCGATCGAAGCGGCGGGTCGAACGAGCAGGCGCAACACCAGCTAGTTACGCTAGAGCAGGGGAGGACGAGGAGTCGGGGGGCGAGGGGGTTACCGCTGCGTCAGCCGacgaaaaggaggaggaggaggaggagcaccggAGATcctgcgtcggcggcggcgcgcggggccagcggagggaggcgaggaggagcgaCGCCCTGGCGCAGCGGAGCGCCGCGAGGTGGGCCGCGGCGTCGGGCGCCGGCTTTGTCTGCTTCTCCATGGCCGACGTGCGTGGGGGTGGGGCGGGCGGCCTCTCGAAGGTTCCGGAAGGTTTCTCGGCTGATttggggagaggagggaggcgtGCGCTGGTTTCTACGGGTGGCGTGTTTATATGGTCGGTGGCGGTGCGGTCGTCACTAGtaggatttgaaatttgaatggaaacggCTGGGCAAACGGAACATGACCACGCGGAGTGGATGACCCACACCGCATCCTCGCCTCGCCTCTCTTCCACTTGAGGATGCGAGGGAGCCGTGCGCCAGGCCACCAGCCCACAGCCGATGTAGTGTCACGGTTCACCGCAGAAGGCGGCGTGGCTCACTGACGAGGGCCGCGCTATGCTACGGCGGCTCCAACCGCCGGCGTGTAGCATGCGGTAAGGCCAACAGCTGCATCCGCTGCTGCCCACCCACAAGCGCCTCGTCCTTGGAGGATGCACACATCATGTGTTTGATGGTTTGCCTGTGTGACGCTAACCTGTGGTGACTTCGTCCATAGAGGATGCGCGCCATGTGTTTGATGGTTTGCCTCTGCAACACTGAACAAATAGCCATGCCCATAGTTCTGCACAAATAAGAGTGAAAGTGACTACATATGTAGGCATGCAGCTgacaagggggtgtttggtatGCCGCACGGGCCTTTAGCCAGG encodes the following:
- the LOC105913584 gene encoding uncharacterized protein LOC105913584, which gives rise to MEKQTKPAPDAAAHLAALRCARASLLLASLRWPRAPPPTQDLRCSSSSSSFSSADAAGCALRPEGLLHRGEVAAARREAAGHARIAGSELLLVLAVAPAVLLLLLLLGLL